In one window of Nesterenkonia sandarakina DNA:
- a CDS encoding HAD family hydrolase, producing the protein MTREKLLLLDFDGTLCLGDAPVLFYADRVDALLAERGHAGSSTGSSVHEVITRAFAENSLLVPEITYDDAGAPLTVGSEATHDDAKAHPVSWPLQDGYQLVQLLARQAGLSDVDSGRAFRAARQDLLAHGLQNTDVHAPAGAQELLAEARRRAVVVLVTNSPADAFAPWLQALGLSDAFDLVINDARKPLGMPAALERARAAGGAAAENGAAAAHLIPPEQVLSVGDIWANDLEHVHYLGGRTVLIDRFGTGLGAPDHRVQDFAALPEVLDAWTHSPATV; encoded by the coding sequence ATGACCCGCGAGAAGCTGCTCCTGCTCGATTTCGACGGCACGCTCTGCCTCGGTGACGCCCCGGTCCTCTTCTACGCCGACCGTGTCGATGCGCTGCTCGCGGAGCGCGGCCACGCCGGCAGCTCCACCGGCAGCAGCGTCCACGAGGTCATCACGCGCGCCTTCGCGGAGAACTCTCTGCTGGTTCCAGAGATCACCTACGACGACGCCGGCGCCCCGCTCACCGTGGGCAGCGAGGCCACCCACGACGACGCCAAGGCACACCCGGTGTCCTGGCCGCTGCAGGACGGCTACCAGCTGGTCCAGCTGCTCGCACGCCAAGCCGGGCTGAGCGACGTCGACTCCGGGCGCGCCTTCCGCGCGGCACGCCAGGACCTGCTGGCCCACGGGCTCCAGAACACCGATGTGCACGCCCCTGCTGGGGCGCAGGAGCTGCTCGCCGAGGCCAGGCGGCGCGCCGTCGTCGTGCTGGTGACGAACTCACCGGCGGACGCGTTTGCGCCCTGGCTGCAGGCCCTGGGGCTCAGTGACGCCTTTGACCTGGTCATCAACGATGCCCGCAAGCCCCTCGGCATGCCTGCGGCACTCGAGCGGGCCCGGGCCGCCGGTGGGGCCGCCGCTGAGAACGGTGCCGCCGCCGCGCACCTGATCCCCCCGGAGCAGGTGCTCTCCGTGGGTGACATCTGGGCCAACGACCTCGAGCATGTCCACTATCTCGGTGGCAGAACCGTGCTGATCGACCGGTTCGGCACCGGCCTGGGCGCCCCGGATCACCGGGTGCAGGACTTCGCGGCCCTGCCGGAGGTTCTCGACGCCTGGACGCACAGCCCGGCCACGGTCTGA
- the phnD gene encoding phosphate/phosphite/phosphonate ABC transporter substrate-binding protein, giving the protein MRKKTLSTFALASVLTLTMAGCVAEEGGTGGDEEAEAGDSEGAGISSVDEIVIALVPSNDIDNIVESAEPLAEALSDALDGFPVRAEETQDYLGAITAMQTGDAQVVMSGPVGMIQAEEQADAVPITQSVRYGSDVYVTQWFTNDPDTYCMDEPVDVPDDDGNTMLFCNGTDEAEPGAVGEEALELIEQGTTVSYVDQGSASGYYYPATQLNDLLGFAPGEGDIDEQFAGSHDNSVLNVYNDNATIGTSFDDARGNVVEENPDVGEEVVVFAWAGPIPNDGIVVSSEFSEEEQQVLTDAWLAVAEDEDGLAALDEVYEIEGMVEADQEALDGARQVYNDFGDE; this is encoded by the coding sequence ATGCGTAAGAAGACTCTGTCCACGTTCGCTCTGGCGAGCGTGCTGACGCTGACCATGGCCGGCTGTGTGGCCGAAGAGGGCGGGACCGGCGGAGACGAGGAGGCCGAAGCCGGTGACTCCGAGGGCGCTGGCATCAGCAGCGTCGACGAGATCGTGATCGCCCTCGTCCCCTCCAACGACATCGACAACATCGTCGAGAGCGCCGAGCCGCTGGCCGAGGCGCTCAGTGACGCCCTCGACGGCTTCCCGGTCCGAGCAGAAGAGACTCAGGACTACCTCGGGGCCATCACCGCGATGCAGACCGGGGATGCTCAGGTCGTCATGTCAGGCCCCGTGGGCATGATCCAGGCCGAGGAACAGGCCGACGCCGTGCCGATCACCCAGTCGGTCCGCTACGGCTCCGACGTCTACGTGACCCAGTGGTTCACCAACGACCCGGACACCTACTGCATGGATGAGCCCGTCGACGTCCCCGACGATGACGGCAACACCATGCTGTTCTGCAACGGCACCGATGAGGCCGAGCCAGGCGCCGTCGGCGAGGAAGCCCTCGAGCTGATCGAACAGGGCACCACGGTCTCCTACGTGGACCAGGGCTCGGCCTCGGGCTACTACTACCCGGCCACCCAGCTCAACGACCTGCTCGGCTTCGCCCCCGGTGAGGGCGATATCGACGAGCAGTTCGCGGGCAGCCACGACAACTCCGTGCTCAACGTCTACAACGACAATGCGACCATCGGCACCTCCTTCGACGATGCCCGCGGCAACGTCGTGGAAGAGAACCCCGACGTGGGTGAAGAGGTCGTGGTCTTCGCCTGGGCCGGCCCGATCCCGAACGACGGCATCGTGGTCTCCTCCGAGTTCTCCGAAGAGGAGCAGCAGGTGCTCACCGATGCCTGGCTCGCCGTGGCAGAGGACGAGGACGGCCTGGCCGCCCTCGACGAGGTCTACGAGATCGAGGGCATGGTCGAAGCTGATCAGGAAGCACTCGACGGGGCTCGCCAGGTCTACAACGACTTCGGCGACGAGTGA
- the phnC gene encoding phosphonate ABC transporter ATP-binding protein yields the protein MITFENIDVVYPNGFKGLSNVNLQINKGEFVAIVGLSGAGKSTLIRTVNGLVPFTSGTLRVGEEVVDPRSKAKLRRLRSRVGMIFQSFNLVTRVSVLNNVLVGRSAETPTWRSLLGWYRAEDKELAFQSLERVGIVDKAYTRASSLSGGQQQRVAIARVLAQDPEVILADEPVASLDPPTAHKVMRDLRRIQQELGITTIVNMHHLDLARSYADRIIGMRAGEVVFDGPVEEATDEVIEEVYQRSLTAEDVASAAAAQG from the coding sequence ATGATCACATTCGAGAACATCGACGTTGTCTACCCCAATGGCTTCAAGGGGCTGAGCAACGTCAACCTGCAGATCAACAAGGGCGAGTTCGTGGCCATCGTGGGGCTCTCCGGCGCGGGCAAGTCCACGCTGATCCGCACGGTCAACGGGCTGGTCCCGTTCACCTCGGGCACGCTGAGAGTCGGCGAGGAGGTCGTGGACCCGCGCAGCAAGGCCAAGCTGCGCCGGCTGCGCTCCCGGGTGGGGATGATCTTCCAGTCCTTCAACTTGGTCACCAGGGTCTCCGTGCTGAACAACGTGCTGGTCGGTCGCTCTGCGGAGACGCCCACCTGGCGGTCTCTGCTGGGCTGGTACCGGGCCGAGGACAAGGAGCTGGCGTTCCAGTCTCTGGAACGCGTCGGGATCGTGGACAAGGCGTATACCCGTGCTTCCTCACTCTCGGGCGGACAGCAGCAGCGCGTGGCCATCGCCCGCGTGCTGGCCCAGGACCCCGAGGTGATCCTGGCCGACGAGCCGGTCGCCTCCCTGGACCCGCCGACCGCGCACAAGGTGATGCGGGATCTGCGCCGGATCCAGCAGGAGCTGGGCATCACCACCATCGTGAACATGCACCACCTGGATCTGGCCCGCAGCTACGCAGACCGGATCATCGGGATGCGCGCCGGCGAGGTGGTCTTCGACGGTCCCGTGGAGGAGGCCACCGATGAGGTCATCGAAGAGGTCTACCAGCGCTCGCTGACCGCCGAAGATGTGGCCAGCGCCGCGGCGGCCCAGGGCTGA
- the phnE gene encoding phosphonate ABC transporter, permease protein PhnE — MATASAAPSTPTEDHRSPESHAPAIPVATARPEAPRPSGLVYLGLVGLAVLAFIFFWATRDSGSVLLIPLGFVTLWAPLYPVIGLAVMLLTLALCFKAKVGTMGAFGVLAFIIMSYWAGSTVNFTLLEIPSRWSNVEPRLMAFLDPNWSYIWTVRDQWLITMSMAVVATLVGCAIGLVLAMFASPVSSPNKGVSQAIKAVNSVVRSIPDVGWALLFVAFIGGTAHGLGPMAGVLALLMFNIGIVAKLLSETIDSVNPGPVEAADAAGANLTQRNRLAILPQVLPGFVSYGLYVFELNIRASAALGIVGVGGIGSAMMLQLNRFAFENVAAILIALIVVVLLVDMFSMYIRRKLL; from the coding sequence GTGGCCACCGCCTCCGCCGCACCCTCCACCCCCACCGAGGACCACCGATCCCCGGAAAGTCACGCACCCGCGATTCCAGTTGCGACTGCGCGCCCCGAGGCGCCCAGACCCAGCGGGCTGGTCTACCTCGGGCTGGTCGGGCTCGCCGTCCTCGCCTTCATCTTCTTCTGGGCCACACGGGATTCCGGGAGCGTCCTGCTGATCCCGTTGGGCTTCGTGACGCTCTGGGCGCCGCTGTACCCGGTGATCGGGCTGGCCGTGATGCTGCTGACGCTGGCCTTGTGCTTCAAGGCCAAGGTCGGCACCATGGGCGCCTTCGGGGTGCTGGCCTTCATCATCATGAGCTATTGGGCCGGTTCCACGGTGAACTTCACGCTGTTGGAGATCCCCAGCCGCTGGTCCAACGTCGAGCCCCGCCTGATGGCCTTCCTGGACCCGAACTGGAGCTACATCTGGACGGTTCGGGACCAGTGGCTGATCACGATGTCGATGGCCGTGGTGGCCACGCTGGTCGGCTGCGCCATCGGACTGGTGCTGGCCATGTTCGCCTCCCCGGTCTCCAGCCCGAACAAGGGAGTCTCGCAGGCGATCAAGGCCGTGAACTCGGTGGTGCGCTCCATCCCGGACGTCGGCTGGGCGCTGCTCTTCGTGGCCTTCATCGGCGGCACTGCCCACGGGCTGGGCCCGATGGCCGGGGTCCTGGCGCTGCTGATGTTCAACATCGGAATCGTGGCCAAGCTGCTGAGTGAGACCATCGACTCGGTGAACCCCGGACCGGTGGAAGCGGCCGACGCCGCCGGTGCGAACCTGACTCAGCGCAACCGGCTCGCGATCCTGCCCCAGGTGCTGCCGGGCTTCGTGTCCTACGGGCTCTACGTCTTCGAGCTGAACATCCGCGCCTCGGCAGCGCTGGGCATCGTCGGAGTGGGCGGCATCGGCTCGGCCATGATGCTGCAGCTGAACCGCTTCGCCTTCGAGAACGTCGCCGCCATCCTGATCGCGCTGATCGTCGTGGTGCTGCTGGTCGACATGTTCTCCATGTACATCCGGAGGAAGCTGCTGTGA
- the phnE gene encoding phosphonate ABC transporter, permease protein PhnE, with the protein MNKRPINAGPGSASRPEHQQPAQNSEPGQPRFAPDALDRRPVRPSRLGYNAGMLAVGIIFIAAIYGTGMDARALLDLPASIIRYGQLMAAGVFQIPDETVAGYWSQSFDAMFESVAIAWVGTMVGALFSLPLGFMAARNMSPLPVYVVVRFILSVIRAVPEIIFAIAIMLPLFGFGSGGGGALAGAMALGISSIGTLSKLISEAIEAVDGGPLESSRASGSNHLQLIRWAVLPQVMPEVIAIWLYRFEVNIRASAILGVLGAGGIGSLLSTVFGARDWDRIGIVLVVIILVTMVVDQISAFIRHRVIHGPTVRHGGGEPQEDDGGAPGPGPGPASQAGTSVEKDPAPKSTRAAAGL; encoded by the coding sequence GTGAACAAGAGACCGATCAACGCCGGGCCGGGCAGCGCCTCGCGCCCCGAGCACCAGCAGCCCGCCCAGAACTCGGAACCAGGCCAGCCGCGCTTCGCCCCGGACGCGCTGGACCGGCGCCCCGTGCGACCCTCCAGGCTCGGCTACAACGCCGGGATGCTGGCGGTGGGCATCATCTTCATCGCCGCGATCTACGGCACCGGCATGGACGCCCGCGCGCTGCTGGACCTGCCGGCGAGCATCATCCGATACGGCCAGCTCATGGCTGCCGGGGTCTTCCAGATCCCGGATGAGACCGTGGCCGGCTACTGGAGCCAGTCCTTTGACGCGATGTTCGAATCCGTGGCGATCGCCTGGGTCGGCACCATGGTCGGCGCGCTGTTCTCCCTGCCGCTGGGCTTCATGGCGGCGCGGAACATGTCCCCGCTGCCGGTCTACGTCGTGGTCCGCTTCATCCTCTCGGTGATCCGTGCGGTGCCCGAGATCATCTTCGCCATCGCGATCATGCTCCCGCTCTTCGGTTTCGGCTCCGGCGGCGGTGGAGCCCTGGCCGGGGCCATGGCGCTGGGCATCAGCTCCATCGGCACGCTCTCGAAGCTGATCTCCGAGGCCATCGAAGCGGTCGACGGCGGTCCCCTGGAGTCCTCCCGGGCCTCGGGCAGCAATCACCTGCAGCTGATCCGCTGGGCGGTGCTGCCCCAGGTGATGCCGGAGGTCATCGCGATCTGGCTCTACCGCTTCGAGGTCAACATCCGCGCCTCCGCGATCCTCGGTGTGCTGGGTGCCGGCGGCATCGGCTCGCTGCTCTCCACGGTCTTCGGCGCCCGCGACTGGGACCGGATCGGCATCGTGCTGGTCGTGATCATCTTGGTGACCATGGTGGTGGATCAGATCTCCGCGTTCATCCGGCACCGCGTGATCCATGGCCCCACGGTCCGCCACGGTGGGGGAGAGCCCCAGGAGGACGACGGCGGCGCCCCCGGTCCCGGCCCGGGCCCCGCCTCCCAGGCCGGCACATCGGTCGAGAAGGACCCGGCCCCGAAGTCGACTCGGGCCGCCGCCGGGCTCTGA
- a CDS encoding DUF3151 domain-containing protein: protein MSIVGQNLMEPEPTLLPAEPEVSESLATGEEPVDLAAKHPESSLVWALLAEDALDQGYTVEGYAYARVGYHRGLDTLRRSGWRGAGPVPWSHEPNRGFLRALGALGQAAAAIGETAEVERITTLLRDCDPSAPEAISRIR, encoded by the coding sequence ATGAGCATCGTTGGTCAAAATTTGATGGAGCCGGAGCCCACGCTGCTCCCGGCCGAGCCCGAAGTCTCCGAATCCCTCGCCACCGGCGAGGAGCCCGTGGATCTCGCGGCGAAGCACCCGGAGTCCTCACTGGTCTGGGCGCTGCTCGCGGAGGACGCCCTGGATCAGGGTTACACCGTGGAGGGCTACGCCTACGCCCGGGTCGGCTATCACCGAGGCCTCGATACTCTGCGTCGCTCCGGCTGGCGCGGCGCCGGGCCCGTGCCGTGGAGCCATGAGCCCAACCGCGGCTTCCTGCGCGCCCTAGGCGCCCTGGGCCAGGCAGCCGCCGCGATCGGCGAGACCGCCGAGGTGGAGCGCATCACCACGCTGCTGCGCGACTGCGACCCCTCAGCACCCGAGGCGATCAGTCGAATTCGCTGA
- a CDS encoding thymidine kinase gives MAKLYFRYGAMNSGKSTGLLQAAFNYEERGQRVLLAKPQVDTKGEDEIVSRLGVARNVDFLIPPQAALRELVAQHAAGTTPGTLLDDMEAESGALNRQIKPVACLLVDEAQFLTPAQVEDLLRIAVLDDVPVLAYGIRTDFRTVAFPGSARLMDLAHALEELKTICRCGRKAVFNTRRAGEAIIFDGDQVAIDGTDIWYESLCAACYLQASGGRLG, from the coding sequence ATGGCTAAGCTCTACTTCCGCTACGGCGCCATGAACTCGGGCAAGTCCACCGGGCTGCTGCAGGCCGCGTTCAACTACGAGGAACGCGGCCAGCGGGTGCTGCTGGCAAAGCCTCAGGTCGACACCAAGGGCGAGGATGAGATCGTCTCCCGCCTGGGAGTGGCCCGCAATGTCGACTTCCTGATCCCGCCGCAGGCTGCGCTGCGCGAACTGGTGGCACAGCATGCGGCCGGGACCACTCCGGGAACGCTGCTCGATGACATGGAAGCCGAATCCGGGGCGCTGAACCGGCAGATCAAGCCAGTGGCCTGCCTGCTGGTCGATGAGGCCCAGTTCCTCACCCCGGCCCAGGTGGAGGACCTGCTGCGCATCGCCGTGCTCGACGACGTGCCCGTCCTGGCCTATGGCATCCGCACAGATTTTCGCACGGTGGCGTTCCCCGGCTCGGCCCGGCTGATGGACCTCGCGCACGCACTCGAGGAGCTCAAGACCATCTGCCGCTGCGGGCGCAAGGCGGTGTTCAACACGCGCCGGGCAGGGGAGGCGATCATCTTCGATGGTGATCAGGTGGCGATCGACGGAACCGACATCTGGTATGAGTCCCTCTGTGCCGCCTGCTATCTCCAGGCCTCCGGCGGCCGGCTGGGCTGA
- a CDS encoding adenylosuccinate synthase, with protein MPAIVIVGAQWGDEGKGKATDLLGSRVDYVVKPNGGNNAGHTVVVGGEKFELKLLPAGILSPNAVPVIGNGVVVNLEALFHEIDGLEARGADTSRLKISANAHLVAPYHQTMDKVTERFLGKRAIGTTGRGIGPTYMDKVARLGIRVQDIFDESILRQKIEGALRQKNELLVKLYNRRAIAVDEIAEYFLDFAERLRPMVVDTTILLNDALDRDEVVLMEGGQATYLDVDHGTYPFVTSSNPTAGGASVGSGIGPTRIKRSIGIVKAYTTRVGAGPFPTELFDEWGEYLQKTGGEFGVNTGRPRRCGWYDAVMARYASRINGFTDFFLTKLDVLTGIEEIPVCVAYEVDGVRHDEMPMTQTEFHHAKPVFENYPGWTEDISGARTLEDLPENARNYVLALEKLSGCRISGVGVGPGRDQTIAIHDLIED; from the coding sequence ATGCCGGCCATTGTGATCGTCGGAGCCCAATGGGGCGACGAAGGTAAGGGCAAAGCCACGGACCTGCTCGGTTCACGAGTCGACTATGTGGTGAAGCCCAATGGCGGCAACAACGCAGGCCACACCGTCGTCGTCGGCGGTGAGAAGTTCGAGCTCAAGCTCCTTCCCGCCGGCATCCTCTCCCCGAATGCCGTCCCGGTGATCGGCAACGGCGTCGTCGTGAACCTCGAGGCGCTCTTCCACGAGATCGACGGCCTCGAAGCCCGCGGCGCGGACACCTCCAGGCTGAAGATCTCGGCGAACGCCCACCTGGTGGCGCCATATCACCAGACCATGGACAAGGTCACCGAGCGATTCCTGGGCAAACGCGCCATCGGCACCACCGGTCGCGGCATCGGGCCCACCTATATGGACAAGGTTGCCCGCCTCGGTATCCGAGTCCAGGACATCTTCGATGAATCCATCCTGCGGCAGAAGATCGAGGGCGCGCTCCGGCAGAAGAACGAGCTGCTGGTGAAGCTCTACAACCGCCGCGCGATCGCCGTTGATGAGATCGCTGAGTACTTCCTGGACTTCGCCGAGCGGCTGCGGCCCATGGTCGTGGACACCACCATCCTGCTCAACGACGCGCTGGATCGGGACGAAGTGGTCCTGATGGAGGGCGGCCAGGCGACCTACCTCGACGTGGACCACGGCACCTACCCGTTTGTGACCTCGTCGAACCCGACGGCGGGCGGCGCGTCCGTCGGCTCCGGCATCGGCCCGACCCGGATCAAGCGCTCGATCGGCATCGTGAAGGCCTACACCACTCGCGTCGGTGCCGGCCCATTCCCGACCGAGCTCTTCGATGAGTGGGGGGAGTACCTGCAGAAGACCGGCGGGGAGTTCGGGGTCAACACCGGGCGTCCGCGGCGCTGCGGCTGGTACGACGCCGTGATGGCGCGCTACGCCTCCCGGATCAACGGTTTCACCGATTTCTTCCTCACCAAGCTCGACGTGCTCACCGGGATCGAGGAGATCCCGGTCTGCGTGGCCTATGAGGTCGACGGCGTGCGCCACGACGAGATGCCGATGACCCAGACCGAGTTCCACCACGCGAAGCCGGTCTTCGAGAACTACCCCGGCTGGACCGAGGACATCTCCGGTGCCCGGACGCTCGAAGACCTTCCGGAGAATGCGCGAAACTACGTGCTCGCACTCGAGAAGCTCAGCGGCTGCCGGATCTCCGGCGTCGGCGTAGGACCGGGACGCGATCAGACGATCGCGATCCACGACCTCATCGAGGACTGA
- a CDS encoding choice-of-anchor G family protein produces the protein MAGTVPASAAPEDVSEGLGQFLGGDAAGLNLDAIVELQGAYAENPSGTNPVSANPLSAELLNSVGVDLGGSLQLLGPNGILQLGTVNQFGEATDEGDARAAAGAVSDQGAISVGGSGGFPANADLNLTPLLTGTEAESILSALSLNLGAVSSSAEQIDGGAATTDYDVAGATLNFSSPLVGAIYGDLQTTVEELQTDVAGLSESISGGLASVELGGVATLDSEVTVVPPDLSEVLPAEVIGTSSGVTVDLTSGAVTVDLAALLAANPELPDLNNLGPNSPLLSAGVTAAIADGITQAVTDAVSPVVANLENAIQAASVDVDVTIDALLIGEIAVTLDATVQELLAGEATAVFADDQEGLVEELVSALGLGSPDDLLNSIVNAVTGSLGSAVDGVIDAEDTLDEITGSLAAEVVGPVLTLVNELVAVTVNVQPATGDLGGASTTVRALQIGVLPAAPLATVNLASSTVRGTDVPAIGPSIGVQPSEVEQGSSTTVTGEGFAPEESVTVSIPGVDGGDPVAVETTTNAEGEFEVDLPVPGDYPTGDVQVTAEGAQSQTPATAGLVVLAPGEDGDDDDDDDADAGEFDTAIGVAPSEVEQGSSTTVTGEGFAPEESVTVSIPGVDGGDPVAVETTTNTEGEFEVDLPVPGDYPTGDVQVTAEGAQSQTPATAGLVVLAPGEDGDDDDDDADEAEVDPSLGVEPDSAAPGDEVTIEGDDFVPGSTVDIVITDEDGDVIGTIEDVQVDEDGEFSQDWTVPEGTDPGDLTIIAEDDEGNSAEAILVIVDGTGPDGDDGPDGDNGADGDNGAGGDDDGALDPGVSIDPDAAEPSETVTIEGDDFTPGGTVIIEIVDEGGNTVGTIDDVQVGDDGSFVVDWTLPADLSPGQLVVTATDDAGNAGSGILDVLDRDGAGGVRDGDGDATPAGAGDGSDRSGGLAATGATVATFGVIALVLTLLGAGLYMVSRHRRLAEGE, from the coding sequence ATGGCAGGGACAGTGCCCGCCAGCGCTGCGCCGGAGGACGTATCCGAGGGTCTCGGCCAGTTCCTCGGTGGAGACGCGGCGGGACTGAATCTGGACGCCATCGTTGAGCTCCAGGGTGCCTATGCGGAGAATCCGAGCGGCACCAACCCTGTCTCGGCCAACCCGCTGAGCGCAGAGCTGCTGAACTCGGTCGGTGTGGACCTGGGCGGTTCATTGCAGTTGCTGGGTCCCAACGGAATTCTGCAGCTGGGCACGGTGAACCAGTTCGGTGAAGCCACCGATGAAGGCGATGCCCGAGCAGCGGCTGGCGCCGTCAGCGATCAGGGGGCGATCTCGGTGGGTGGTTCGGGAGGTTTCCCGGCCAACGCGGACCTGAACCTGACCCCGCTGCTCACCGGGACCGAGGCGGAGAGCATCCTCAGCGCGCTGAGCCTGAACCTCGGAGCTGTCTCATCCAGCGCTGAGCAGATCGACGGTGGTGCGGCCACCACCGACTATGACGTCGCCGGCGCGACGCTGAACTTCTCCAGCCCGCTGGTGGGAGCAATCTATGGGGATCTGCAGACCACCGTGGAAGAGCTTCAGACTGATGTCGCGGGCCTCTCGGAGTCCATCTCCGGCGGGCTGGCCAGCGTCGAGCTGGGTGGCGTTGCGACGCTCGACAGCGAAGTGACCGTGGTTCCGCCAGATCTCTCCGAGGTGCTCCCGGCTGAGGTCATCGGCACCAGCAGCGGCGTGACCGTGGATCTGACCAGCGGCGCGGTCACCGTGGATCTCGCGGCGCTGCTCGCGGCCAACCCCGAGCTGCCCGACCTGAACAACCTGGGGCCGAATTCGCCTCTGCTGAGCGCTGGAGTGACCGCGGCGATCGCGGACGGCATCACCCAGGCGGTGACCGACGCGGTCTCCCCCGTGGTGGCGAATCTTGAGAACGCGATCCAGGCAGCGAGCGTCGACGTCGATGTCACCATTGACGCTCTGCTCATCGGCGAGATCGCGGTCACCCTTGATGCCACGGTCCAGGAGCTGCTGGCAGGCGAGGCCACCGCGGTCTTCGCGGATGACCAGGAGGGCCTCGTCGAGGAACTCGTGTCAGCTCTTGGGCTGGGCAGCCCCGATGACCTCCTGAACTCGATCGTCAACGCCGTGACCGGCAGCCTCGGGTCAGCAGTCGATGGGGTCATCGATGCCGAGGACACCCTCGACGAGATCACCGGTTCGCTGGCCGCCGAGGTGGTGGGACCGGTTCTCACCCTGGTGAACGAGCTCGTCGCCGTCACAGTCAACGTCCAGCCCGCCACCGGGGACCTGGGTGGGGCTTCGACCACGGTCCGCGCCCTCCAGATAGGGGTGCTGCCTGCGGCGCCGCTGGCCACGGTCAACCTGGCTTCCTCCACCGTGCGCGGAACAGACGTTCCAGCCATTGGACCTTCGATCGGTGTGCAGCCTTCCGAGGTGGAGCAGGGCTCTTCCACGACTGTCACCGGTGAGGGGTTTGCTCCTGAGGAGTCGGTGACGGTGAGCATCCCGGGTGTTGATGGTGGTGATCCGGTGGCGGTGGAGACCACGACGAACGCTGAGGGTGAGTTTGAGGTGGATCTGCCGGTGCCGGGGGATTACCCGACCGGTGATGTTCAGGTCACGGCGGAGGGTGCGCAGTCGCAGACTCCGGCCACGGCTGGTCTGGTGGTTCTCGCTCCGGGTGAAGACGGAGACGACGATGATGATGATGATGCCGACGCGGGGGAGTTTGATACCGCGATCGGTGTGGCGCCTTCCGAGGTGGAGCAGGGCTCTTCCACGACTGTCACCGGTGAGGGGTTTGCTCCTGAGGAGTCGGTGACGGTGAGCATCCCGGGTGTTGATGGTGGTGATCCGGTGGCGGTGGAGACCACGACGAACACTGAGGGTGAGTTTGAGGTGGATCTGCCGGTGCCGGGGGATTACCCGACCGGTGATGTTCAGGTCACGGCGGAGGGTGCGCAGTCGCAGACTCCGGCCACGGCTGGTCTGGTGGTTCTCGCTCCGGGTGAAGACGGAGACGACGATGATGATGATGCCGACGAAGCCGAGGTGGACCCCTCGTTGGGCGTCGAGCCTGACAGCGCAGCGCCCGGTGACGAAGTCACCATCGAGGGTGATGACTTCGTGCCCGGCTCGACTGTGGACATCGTCATCACCGATGAGGACGGCGACGTCATCGGCACGATTGAAGATGTCCAGGTCGATGAGGACGGCGAGTTCAGCCAGGACTGGACGGTGCCCGAGGGCACCGATCCGGGGGATCTCACCATCATTGCTGAGGACGATGAAGGAAACAGTGCCGAGGCGATCCTCGTCATCGTTGACGGCACCGGGCCTGACGGCGACGACGGGCCCGACGGTGACAACGGGGCCGATGGCGACAACGGTGCTGGCGGCGACGACGATGGGGCCCTCGATCCAGGGGTCTCCATCGATCCGGACGCTGCCGAACCGAGCGAGACCGTGACCATCGAGGGTGATGACTTCACCCCGGGAGGCACGGTGATCATCGAGATCGTGGACGAGGGTGGCAACACCGTCGGGACCATCGACGATGTTCAGGTCGGTGACGATGGATCGTTCGTCGTGGACTGGACGCTCCCAGCTGACCTGTCCCCAGGTCAGCTTGTCGTCACCGCAACCGATGACGCCGGCAACGCGGGCAGCGGCATCCTCGATGTCCTGGACCGGGATGGTGCTGGCGGCGTCCGAGACGGTGACGGCGATGCCACCCCGGCAGGAGCCGGTGACGGGTCTGATCGATCCGGTGGGCTTGCCGCCACAGGCGCCACAGTGGCGACCTTCGGGGTGATCGCGCTCGTGCTCACCTTGCTCGGCGCGGGCCTCTACATGGTCTCCCGTCATCGCCGTCTCGCGGAGGGAGAGTGA
- a CDS encoding low molecular weight phosphatase family protein, which translates to MRTEAASTFNILVVCTGNVCRSPQAAQLLQAEAEQAGEPWRSTVRITSAGTRALVGSPMDEPAAALSSKFGAAATEHTARQLDTAMIEDADLVLCMAREHRSAVVRSVPRASRRTFLLTEFVDLLQGLREASGRQPESLQPVGAPAELADQLRRGVERVAAQRGMIPPRDPETVDVVDPYQRSPKIYRESAEQVRAAIAGIHRSLHALTRGVAR; encoded by the coding sequence ATGAGGACCGAGGCTGCCAGCACCTTCAACATCTTGGTGGTCTGCACCGGGAACGTCTGTCGCTCTCCCCAGGCCGCACAGCTGCTCCAGGCCGAGGCCGAACAGGCCGGAGAACCCTGGCGCTCCACGGTGCGTATCACCAGCGCGGGGACCCGAGCCCTGGTGGGCTCGCCCATGGACGAACCCGCGGCTGCGCTGTCCAGCAAGTTCGGTGCCGCGGCCACCGAGCACACCGCCAGGCAGCTGGACACGGCGATGATCGAGGACGCCGACCTGGTGCTCTGCATGGCGCGGGAACACCGCAGCGCCGTGGTGCGCTCGGTGCCGCGGGCCTCGCGGAGGACGTTTCTGCTGACCGAGTTCGTCGACCTCCTTCAAGGCCTCCGAGAAGCCTCTGGCCGACAGCCTGAGTCCCTGCAGCCGGTCGGCGCGCCGGCGGAACTGGCAGACCAGCTGCGCCGAGGGGTGGAACGAGTCGCCGCCCAGCGCGGGATGATCCCACCCCGAGACCCGGAGACCGTCGACGTGGTCGATCCCTACCAGCGCAGCCCCAAGATCTACCGGGAATCCGCGGAACAGGTCCGTGCGGCCATCGCTGGGATCCATCGGTCCCTGCACGCACTCACCCGGGGCGTGGCCAGATAG